A genomic stretch from Candidatus Methanomassiliicoccus intestinalis Issoire-Mx1 includes:
- a CDS encoding precorrin-8X methylmutase: MNKLQIVKPEDIEKRSMEIITSELNGRTWPEPQFSIIKRCIHTSADFEYADNLCFSKGAAEIGIKALRNGASIVTDTEMAAAGINKKKMEEYGGKIYCFMRDADVAEESVKRGCTRATVCMEKGADIRGEVIFAVGNAPTALVRLYELIQIGLKPTLIIGAPVGFVNVVEAKELIMETNIPYIVPKGRKGGSNIAATICNAMLYYKG, encoded by the coding sequence ATGAATAAGCTTCAAATTGTAAAGCCGGAAGATATTGAAAAAAGAAGCATGGAAATAATTACAAGCGAGCTCAACGGCAGAACATGGCCTGAGCCTCAGTTTTCTATAATTAAAAGGTGCATTCACACTTCTGCAGATTTTGAATATGCAGATAATCTGTGTTTCTCCAAGGGTGCCGCTGAAATAGGCATCAAAGCACTGCGCAACGGTGCATCGATAGTAACAGACACAGAAATGGCAGCCGCAGGAATTAACAAGAAAAAGATGGAAGAATACGGCGGCAAAATCTACTGTTTTATGAGAGATGCAGATGTTGCAGAAGAATCTGTAAAACGCGGATGCACAAGAGCTACTGTCTGCATGGAAAAAGGAGCAGACATCAGAGGAGAGGTCATCTTTGCAGTTGGAAATGCTCCTACAGCATTGGTAAGACTTTACGAACTTATTCAGATAGGATTGAAGCCAACGCTGATTATCGGTGCCCCGGTAGGCTTTGTAAATGTAGTGGAAGCAAAAGAGCTGATTATGGAAACCAACATTCCATATATCGTTCCAAAAGGAAGAAAAGGTGGAAGCAACATCGCCGCAACAATCTGCAATGCGATGTTGTATTATAAGGGATAA
- the cobJ gene encoding precorrin-3B C(17)-methyltransferase — MKKLYVVGFGPGGKEHMTLKAVEVIENADVITGYTTYIDILKEYFPNKNYITTPMMREVERCKIAVEEAMKDKVVAMVSSGDSGIYGMAGIIYQVAEELNADIEIETVPGVTAASSAASVLGAPLMHDLSIISLSDLLTPLDLIMKRVDCAGMSDMIVCLYNPKSKTRTDYLEQAAEILLKYRSKDTPAGIVRNAGRKDESKCITTLGELKNADVDMFCTVIIGNSQTYVSNGRMITPRGYNL; from the coding sequence ATGAAAAAACTCTATGTTGTAGGATTCGGACCTGGCGGAAAAGAGCACATGACGCTGAAAGCTGTTGAGGTCATCGAAAATGCGGATGTCATCACAGGCTATACAACGTATATTGATATTTTAAAAGAGTATTTTCCAAATAAAAATTACATTACAACTCCAATGATGAGAGAAGTAGAACGCTGCAAGATTGCCGTAGAAGAAGCTATGAAAGACAAAGTTGTAGCAATGGTGAGCAGCGGAGATTCCGGAATATATGGAATGGCCGGAATCATCTATCAGGTAGCAGAGGAACTCAATGCAGATATTGAAATTGAGACCGTTCCTGGAGTTACTGCAGCCAGCTCTGCAGCTTCAGTATTGGGAGCTCCGCTCATGCATGACCTTTCAATCATCAGCCTCAGCGATCTCCTGACTCCGCTGGATCTGATAATGAAAAGAGTAGACTGCGCTGGTATGAGTGACATGATTGTCTGTCTGTATAATCCAAAAAGCAAGACGCGTACGGATTACCTTGAACAGGCTGCCGAGATACTTCTGAAATACCGCAGTAAAGATACTCCAGCCGGCATAGTCAGAAATGCTGGCAGGAAGGATGAGTCGAAGTGCATCACTACACTGGGAGAATTGAAAAATGCTGATGTCGACATGTTTTGCACAGTGATTATAGGAAACTCGCAGACGTATGTGTCAAATGGAAGAATGATAACCCCCAGAGGTTACAATTTATAA
- the cobM gene encoding precorrin-4 C(11)-methyltransferase — protein sequence MISFIGAGPGDPDLITVKGKKLIDNADVIVYAGSLVNPEVLSGAKDSAKIYNSASMTLEEVIDVMKDGEERGLKVVRVHTGDPAIYGAHREQMDILDKLGIKYEVIPGVSSFLATAAVLKKEYTLPGVSQTVIITRMEGRTPMPSKESLASLSKHHSTMIIFLSMGMMDEVVEALKEGYEATTPVAVVYKATWEDQKIVTGTLNDIAAKVKEAGIKKTALTVVGDFLGDEYELSKLYDKTFTHEFRQGVSE from the coding sequence ATGATATCATTTATAGGTGCAGGACCAGGAGACCCTGATCTGATTACAGTAAAAGGAAAAAAACTGATAGATAACGCAGACGTCATCGTCTATGCCGGTTCTCTGGTAAATCCAGAGGTGCTTTCTGGAGCCAAAGATTCGGCAAAAATCTACAACAGCGCTTCTATGACCTTGGAAGAAGTCATAGATGTGATGAAGGACGGGGAAGAAAGAGGCTTGAAAGTTGTAAGAGTTCATACCGGAGACCCTGCGATATACGGAGCTCACCGGGAGCAGATGGATATTTTAGATAAGTTAGGAATAAAATATGAAGTTATCCCGGGCGTAAGCTCCTTCCTTGCTACAGCAGCAGTTCTTAAAAAAGAGTACACTCTGCCGGGAGTGAGCCAGACTGTTATCATTACAAGAATGGAAGGCCGTACACCGATGCCGTCCAAAGAAAGCCTGGCTTCTTTATCAAAACATCATTCCACAATGATAATTTTCCTCAGCATGGGCATGATGGATGAAGTTGTCGAAGCTCTGAAAGAAGGATATGAAGCCACTACGCCGGTAGCTGTTGTGTATAAAGCAACCTGGGAAGATCAGAAAATTGTTACCGGCACTCTTAACGACATCGCTGCGAAAGTCAAAGAAGCAGGAATAAAAAAGACTGCCCTCACAGTAGTCGGAGATTTCCTGGGTGACGAATATGAGTTATCTAAGCTGTACGACAAGACGTTTACGCACGAGTTCCGCCAGGGTGTGAGTGAATAA
- the cobI gene encoding precorrin-2 C(20)-methyltransferase: MAGKLYGIGVGPGDPGLLTLKAKTILENSEVIAIPVKVLGEHSVAMDIVEQVVDVSGKKVIEVLFSMNPDDDVRVQCRAEAGKLLTDELENGRNIAMITIGDVSVYSTYMYINQFIEEAGFETEIIPGIPSFCSGAALAKLPLMEGRESLVVIPSTQDGDLLSNALGMFENVVVMKVGGSSMQKLAEAMSEKGIELSKATVLSRIGLEGEYIGPVDLSKEYNYLTTVIIKKK; encoded by the coding sequence ATGGCAGGAAAATTATATGGAATTGGAGTGGGGCCAGGCGATCCTGGGCTTCTCACGCTTAAAGCAAAAACGATACTTGAAAACTCCGAGGTAATTGCTATACCAGTCAAGGTTCTGGGTGAACACAGCGTTGCAATGGATATTGTTGAACAGGTTGTTGATGTTTCCGGCAAGAAAGTCATTGAGGTTCTTTTCAGCATGAATCCGGATGATGATGTCCGTGTACAGTGCAGAGCAGAAGCAGGAAAACTGCTCACAGACGAACTGGAAAATGGAAGAAATATTGCCATGATCACAATCGGAGATGTTTCTGTTTACTCTACATACATGTACATAAATCAGTTCATAGAAGAAGCTGGCTTTGAAACCGAAATCATTCCTGGAATTCCTTCATTCTGCAGCGGGGCAGCACTTGCCAAACTTCCTCTGATGGAGGGACGGGAATCACTGGTAGTAATTCCGTCAACACAGGATGGGGATCTGCTTTCCAATGCTCTCGGCATGTTTGAAAATGTCGTTGTCATGAAGGTAGGTGGCAGCAGCATGCAGAAACTGGCAGAAGCTATGTCTGAAAAAGGCATAGAGCTCTCAAAAGCTACTGTCCTGAGCAGAATCGGGCTTGAAGGAGAATACATCGGCCCTGTTGACCTTTCCAAGGAATACAACTACCTCACAACCGTAATTATCAAGAAAAAATGA
- the cbiD gene encoding cobalt-precorrin-5B (C(1))-methyltransferase CbiD yields the protein MESEPGGELYVYKNNQRLRCGHTTGSCATAAAKAAVTIMLSKKSLSEVSITTPNGTVLNLPVLDVKISENSVSCAVRKDGGDDIDATHGALVYAEVSFIGSGINIDGGKGVGKVTKKGLDQPVGNAAINSVPRQTIFQAVKEVCTLYNYSGGVDVIISVPEGEQIAEKTFNPRLGIMGGISIIGTTGIVEPMSQEALVETIRTEMKMRLANGSAVILAVPGNYGEDFSQTVCSVPAEQMVKCSNFIGETIDSAVEFGAQGLLFISNIGKFVKVAGGIMNTHSRNADCRLEILTAHAALAGADNKILLRIMDSVMTEDALDVLSENNLLQPVMKSITDKINFYLDNRAKGQVITGAIIFSSNHGMLGKTENADKLLKILEDAP from the coding sequence ATGGAATCTGAGCCTGGCGGAGAACTGTATGTTTATAAGAATAACCAGCGTCTGCGCTGTGGCCATACTACGGGATCATGTGCTACTGCTGCGGCTAAGGCTGCAGTTACAATAATGCTCTCAAAAAAATCACTAAGTGAAGTTTCGATCACAACTCCCAACGGGACTGTCCTGAACCTTCCAGTTTTGGATGTTAAAATCTCTGAGAATTCTGTATCATGTGCTGTCAGGAAGGACGGCGGAGATGATATTGATGCTACCCACGGTGCTTTAGTTTACGCTGAAGTATCTTTCATCGGCAGCGGGATAAACATCGATGGAGGGAAAGGTGTAGGGAAAGTAACCAAAAAGGGGCTGGATCAGCCTGTAGGAAATGCCGCCATAAACAGTGTACCCAGACAGACAATTTTTCAGGCTGTGAAGGAAGTGTGCACTCTCTATAACTACAGTGGAGGAGTAGATGTAATAATCTCTGTGCCCGAGGGTGAGCAGATTGCAGAAAAGACTTTCAATCCGCGGCTTGGAATTATGGGCGGGATCTCAATTATCGGCACCACCGGTATTGTAGAGCCTATGAGCCAGGAAGCCTTGGTGGAAACAATCAGAACAGAAATGAAGATGAGGCTTGCAAACGGGTCTGCTGTAATTCTGGCGGTTCCTGGAAACTACGGTGAAGATTTTTCGCAGACAGTCTGTTCCGTGCCTGCGGAGCAGATGGTGAAATGCAGTAATTTTATTGGAGAAACTATCGACAGTGCGGTAGAATTCGGTGCGCAGGGCCTGCTTTTTATTTCCAATATCGGCAAGTTCGTAAAAGTCGCCGGCGGAATAATGAACACTCACTCCAGAAACGCAGACTGCAGACTGGAGATTCTCACAGCACACGCGGCTCTGGCAGGTGCGGACAATAAAATTCTGCTGAGAATCATGGACTCGGTGATGACTGAAGATGCTTTGGATGTTCTCAGCGAAAATAATCTGCTCCAGCCGGTAATGAAATCAATTACTGACAAAATTAATTTCTATCTGGATAACCGGGCGAAGGGGCAGGTCATCACGGGTGCAATCATATTCTCTTCCAACCATGGGATGTTGGGGAAAACAGAAAATGCAGACAAACTCCTGAAAATTTTGGAGGATGCTCCATGA
- a CDS encoding cobalt-precorrin 5A hydrolase has product MKIKLIGFSSAGCSLVNKISEGLSSKGNECEAYGKCTFVSECSVIPVTQTLHAWTEVAFQDSDAIIFVGAVGIAVRAIAPFVKTKVADPAIVVLDERGSYSIPLLSGHIGGANTLAKIIAEMIGAEAVITTATDINGKFSVDSFAEERGMYISSMACAKDISAYILEKGNVGFKSDFPVYGQLMNGLVSADDGDIGIHITSNDAKGPFCKTLNLIPKTTIIGLGCRKDTPAENIEKLVIKVLKSNELSIHSVKSAASIDLKMNEPGILNFCKKYGLESEFFSKEELECVEGDFSESPFVKSITGVGNVCERAALKASADGKLIQKKVAENGVTVALVSEPYIVHLDK; this is encoded by the coding sequence ATGAAAATAAAACTCATCGGTTTTTCCAGTGCAGGATGCTCACTGGTGAATAAAATCTCAGAAGGTTTATCATCAAAAGGCAATGAATGTGAGGCATACGGGAAATGTACGTTTGTTTCAGAATGCAGCGTTATTCCGGTTACCCAGACTCTTCATGCGTGGACTGAAGTAGCGTTTCAAGATTCCGATGCCATTATTTTTGTCGGTGCAGTCGGGATAGCAGTCCGTGCCATCGCTCCGTTTGTTAAAACAAAGGTAGCTGATCCGGCAATTGTTGTTTTAGATGAACGGGGCTCTTACTCTATTCCGCTGCTGTCAGGGCATATCGGCGGGGCAAACACTCTTGCTAAGATTATTGCAGAAATGATCGGCGCTGAAGCGGTCATTACCACTGCTACAGACATCAATGGAAAATTCTCAGTGGATTCATTTGCCGAGGAGCGCGGCATGTATATCAGCAGCATGGCCTGTGCAAAGGATATTTCTGCATATATTCTAGAAAAGGGAAACGTTGGATTCAAAAGCGATTTTCCAGTCTATGGACAGCTGATGAATGGTCTGGTTTCTGCAGATGACGGAGACATAGGAATTCATATAACTTCCAATGATGCAAAGGGACCATTCTGTAAAACATTGAATTTAATTCCTAAAACTACCATCATCGGACTGGGCTGCAGAAAAGACACTCCGGCTGAGAATATCGAGAAGTTGGTTATTAAGGTATTAAAAAGTAATGAATTATCAATTCACAGCGTGAAGTCAGCAGCCAGCATAGACCTTAAAATGAATGAGCCAGGAATTCTGAACTTTTGTAAAAAATATGGATTGGAATCGGAATTCTTTTCCAAAGAGGAGCTTGAATGCGTAGAAGGGGATTTCTCAGAATCTCCTTTCGTTAAAAGCATAACAGGGGTTGGCAACGTGTGCGAAAGAGCAGCTTTAAAAGCATCGGCTGACGGAAAACTCATACAGAAAAAAGTCGCAGAAAACGGGGTCACAGTTGCGTTAGTATCTGAACCATACATTGTTCATCTGGATAAGTGA
- the cobK gene encoding precorrin-6A reductase, with the protein MSEKILVFAGTTEGRLLAEYLGSHGISAHICVATEYGEQLVKKSDSITVSAGRLDCEGMQNLIREGFSLVIDATHPYAVIVSSNIKDACTKTGVEYMRLLRQEGSRQGDVVEVSSVEEAVKYLRGTEGNILVATGSKEIAKFTELDNYKERVFARVLSTASVAKACSDLGFEGKNLICMQGPFCEELNYGMLKQISAKYMVTKDSGKVGGFEDKIRAAKRAGVQVVLVGRPQGDKGRSYDEVISELNLRFGINTSSNESYKPKRKVTLVGIGMGNSDQLTLEAVNACENADIIIGAERMLSSVKTYCSNTFNAYISDEIIDFIKSHEEYSNIVVALSGDVGFYSAAKKLIEAVKKEGYELKLVCGISSVVYLCSRLNTSWEDVNLLSVHGRDANIIASVKSHKKTFTLLSGSDSVRRICASLIEAGLESVMLYVGENLSYDNEKITSGCAADLNDRDFGKLCVVLIVNDQADSTNPLGIPDDDFIRGTAPMTKSEVRTLSVTKLKLKPDSVVYDIGAGTGSVSVEMALVSHDGTVYAIEKEEEAADLIRHNKAKFGTPNLEIIHGTAPEAIKDLPAPTHAFIGGSSGNLSEIVQTLLSKNKDVKIVITAVTLETVSEALSCMTNFDFKCREVIQLSVSKSREIGNYNLMTAQNPVYIFTLSGASRCSF; encoded by the coding sequence ATGTCTGAAAAAATTCTCGTATTTGCAGGAACCACGGAAGGCAGATTGTTGGCTGAATATCTAGGCTCTCACGGTATTTCTGCGCACATCTGCGTTGCAACAGAATATGGAGAGCAGCTGGTTAAGAAAAGCGACAGCATAACTGTTTCCGCTGGAAGACTGGACTGCGAAGGAATGCAGAATTTAATCAGAGAAGGTTTTTCACTGGTGATCGATGCCACCCATCCTTATGCGGTGATTGTTTCTTCCAATATCAAGGACGCATGTACCAAGACTGGAGTCGAATACATGAGGCTTCTGAGGCAGGAAGGATCACGTCAGGGAGATGTAGTTGAAGTTTCGAGTGTGGAAGAGGCAGTAAAATATCTCCGCGGTACAGAAGGAAACATTCTTGTTGCCACAGGCAGCAAAGAGATTGCTAAATTTACTGAGCTGGATAATTATAAAGAAAGAGTTTTCGCCAGGGTTCTTTCCACAGCATCCGTAGCAAAAGCCTGCTCAGATCTCGGGTTTGAAGGAAAGAATCTCATCTGCATGCAGGGGCCGTTCTGCGAAGAGCTGAACTATGGCATGCTGAAGCAAATTTCTGCGAAATATATGGTTACTAAAGATTCGGGCAAAGTCGGCGGATTCGAAGATAAGATCCGGGCGGCAAAGAGGGCCGGTGTGCAGGTTGTTTTGGTTGGAAGGCCGCAGGGCGACAAGGGCAGATCTTACGATGAAGTCATATCTGAGTTAAATTTAAGATTTGGAATAAACACTTCATCAAACGAATCTTACAAACCGAAAAGAAAAGTAACTCTCGTAGGAATAGGTATGGGGAACTCAGACCAGCTTACTCTGGAAGCTGTGAATGCCTGTGAAAATGCTGACATAATCATAGGCGCTGAAAGAATGCTCTCTTCTGTAAAAACATACTGCAGCAATACGTTCAATGCATACATCTCAGATGAAATAATTGACTTCATAAAGTCTCATGAAGAATACAGCAATATTGTCGTAGCTCTGTCCGGTGATGTAGGATTTTACAGCGCAGCAAAGAAATTAATTGAAGCAGTCAAAAAGGAAGGCTATGAGCTTAAACTGGTATGCGGAATATCTTCCGTAGTTTATCTGTGTTCCAGACTGAATACCTCCTGGGAAGATGTCAATCTCCTGAGTGTTCATGGCAGAGATGCAAACATCATCGCTTCAGTCAAATCTCACAAGAAAACTTTCACGCTCCTCAGCGGATCAGACAGCGTACGCAGGATCTGCGCTTCTCTTATCGAAGCAGGTCTGGAATCAGTCATGCTCTATGTGGGTGAAAACTTATCATATGATAATGAAAAAATTACCTCGGGATGTGCTGCAGACTTAAATGACAGGGATTTTGGAAAGCTGTGCGTAGTTTTAATCGTTAATGATCAAGCGGATTCTACAAATCCTCTTGGCATACCAGATGATGATTTTATCAGAGGAACCGCCCCGATGACTAAAAGCGAAGTCAGGACGCTCTCAGTAACAAAGCTTAAGCTAAAACCAGATTCAGTTGTTTACGACATCGGAGCTGGAACAGGTTCAGTATCTGTAGAGATGGCTTTGGTTTCCCACGATGGTACTGTTTATGCAATTGAAAAAGAAGAGGAAGCAGCGGATCTGATCAGACATAACAAAGCTAAATTTGGAACTCCGAATCTTGAGATAATCCATGGAACCGCTCCAGAAGCCATAAAGGATCTTCCTGCACCTACACACGCGTTTATCGGCGGCTCTTCAGGTAATCTGAGCGAGATAGTGCAGACGCTTTTGTCTAAAAACAAAGATGTGAAGATCGTAATTACAGCCGTGACTTTAGAAACAGTTTCGGAAGCATTGTCCTGTATGACTAATTTTGATTTCAAATGCCGTGAAGTCATACAGCTTTCGGTGTCAAAGTCGAGGGAGATTGGAAACTACAACCTGATGACTGCTCAGAACCCCGTTTATATCTTCACACTCAGCGGGGCCAGCAGGTGCAGTTTCTGA
- a CDS encoding symporter small accessory protein, with product MLGIEDPWILTAYVLMFLSAAICIVYPLLKKNSKEDEE from the coding sequence GTGTTGGGCATTGAAGATCCCTGGATACTGACAGCATACGTTTTGATGTTTCTGTCGGCGGCAATCTGCATAGTATATCCGCTGCTGAAGAAAAATAGCAAGGAGGATGAAGAATGA
- a CDS encoding sodium:solute symporter family protein has protein sequence MNTAAFAVLTILYIIAVIYLGYLGWKKTRGSEDYMLAGRKLSPWVIGLSYGATFISVSAIIGFGGQSAKLGMGLVFLAMLNIAVGVLLAFIVFGGRTRKMAKKLNAVTFPDLLGKCYNSNIIHLITGITILVAMPLYAAAVLIGGSEFLSITLGLSYNSALIIFTVVTAVYVIVGGLIAVMYTEAMQGVIMIGGMVVLFILTYSLFPDLGGLTGINEALSNMTPPADLVSQGMTGWTSMPTFGSPIWYTLVTTMILGVGIGVLAQPQLVVRFMTAKDDKTLKRSIPIGGIFILLTAGIIYTVGPMSNLWFVDTYGVDAWSYLHNVDQIIPAFIDGAFSNSLFGLFVPIFMIVLLSAAMSTLSSVFHSLGTSAGFDIYKSVQKIRHPDVEPKTSMKLTKYAMLVMIILSLALAFCMPANIIARATAMYMGLCACALLPAFCMALFSKRPLEKPALWSILSGIVSWFIWTVFVHIAESSQLGICRAIFGVDALLGQPWQLIDPLLIALPISTAVMIIGWALCRNSADTRLTSRELSGKE, from the coding sequence ATGAATACCGCTGCATTTGCCGTCCTTACGATCCTCTACATAATAGCCGTCATTTATCTGGGTTATCTGGGCTGGAAAAAAACCCGCGGGTCTGAAGACTACATGCTTGCAGGCAGAAAACTGAGTCCCTGGGTCATCGGCCTCTCGTACGGGGCAACATTCATCAGCGTCTCAGCGATCATTGGTTTCGGAGGCCAGAGTGCCAAACTGGGAATGGGTCTGGTATTCCTTGCCATGCTGAACATTGCGGTAGGAGTGTTGCTGGCTTTCATAGTCTTCGGCGGAAGAACCAGAAAAATGGCTAAAAAATTGAACGCAGTCACTTTCCCGGATCTGCTGGGAAAATGCTACAATTCCAATATTATCCATCTCATTACAGGAATAACCATTCTTGTGGCGATGCCGCTTTATGCGGCTGCAGTTCTGATCGGCGGCTCTGAATTTTTGTCTATTACTCTGGGATTGAGTTACAATTCAGCACTCATAATTTTCACAGTAGTTACGGCAGTTTATGTCATTGTGGGAGGTTTAATCGCTGTCATGTACACCGAGGCTATGCAGGGTGTAATCATGATCGGCGGAATGGTTGTGCTGTTCATTTTGACCTATTCATTATTCCCTGATCTGGGAGGTCTGACAGGCATAAACGAGGCCTTATCAAACATGACTCCTCCGGCTGATCTTGTAAGCCAAGGCATGACTGGATGGACTTCAATGCCGACTTTCGGAAGCCCCATCTGGTATACTTTAGTCACTACTATGATCCTCGGGGTCGGCATAGGCGTGCTGGCACAGCCTCAGCTGGTAGTGCGCTTCATGACTGCCAAAGATGACAAAACTCTCAAAAGATCAATCCCGATCGGCGGAATATTTATTCTGCTGACTGCAGGAATCATATACACAGTCGGACCGATGAGCAATCTCTGGTTCGTAGACACTTACGGAGTAGACGCATGGTCATACCTGCACAATGTAGACCAGATAATTCCGGCATTTATTGACGGGGCGTTCTCCAATTCGCTGTTTGGACTATTCGTTCCGATCTTCATGATCGTTCTTCTGTCTGCAGCCATGTCTACACTGAGTTCTGTATTTCACTCCCTGGGAACTTCTGCAGGATTTGATATCTACAAATCTGTACAAAAAATCAGACATCCTGATGTTGAACCCAAGACCTCAATGAAACTTACAAAATATGCAATGCTTGTAATGATCATTCTCAGTCTGGCACTGGCGTTCTGTATGCCGGCAAACATCATTGCACGGGCCACGGCTATGTATATGGGACTGTGTGCATGTGCTCTGCTTCCAGCGTTTTGCATGGCGCTCTTCTCCAAGAGGCCTCTTGAAAAACCGGCTTTGTGGAGCATATTGTCAGGCATTGTTTCATGGTTCATCTGGACTGTCTTTGTACACATCGCTGAGTCTTCTCAGCTTGGAATATGCAGAGCGATCTTCGGAGTCGATGCCCTTCTCGGGCAGCCCTGGCAGCTCATCGATCCCCTTCTGATAGCACTGCCGATTTCAACGGCAGTAATGATCATCGGCTGGGCACTCTGCAGAAACAGTGCTGATACGCGTTTAACCTCCCGAGAACTGAGCGGAAAAGAATAA
- a CDS encoding muconolactone Delta-isomerase family protein, with protein sequence MEQYLVMFKLREESYGGSEEEAAFMLSDQIIPSLERLSEIESDNRVMGGFIEGQRSGAFIFSVKDYEELDKTLASLPIMNVYDVDVAPLQTISSALDRDRNIVGEVKKAAGL encoded by the coding sequence ATGGAACAATATCTCGTCATGTTCAAACTGAGGGAAGAATCATACGGCGGCTCAGAAGAGGAGGCCGCATTCATGCTCTCCGATCAAATCATCCCCTCGCTGGAGCGTCTTTCTGAAATCGAGAGTGACAATAGAGTCATGGGCGGCTTCATAGAGGGGCAGCGTTCAGGCGCATTCATTTTTTCTGTAAAAGATTATGAAGAGCTGGATAAAACATTGGCTTCCCTGCCGATTATGAATGTGTATGATGTTGATGTAGCCCCTTTGCAGACAATATCTTCAGCTCTTGACCGTGACCGCAATATTGTTGGAGAAGTCAAGAAGGCTGCCGGACTGTAG